The following proteins come from a genomic window of Flavobacterium eburneipallidum:
- a CDS encoding SusC/RagA family TonB-linked outer membrane protein yields MKQKINNLLYCFSFALIFLAALPSFAQAAKGTIVRGQVVDSGDNLPIPAATVVEQDAENRTVGGVMSDADGNFAIQIKNPNNKLLISTIGYKSKVVAINGKTNIKIALVSTIESLKAVEITGQKRVENGLLNIADRNKTTSSVTIKAADLANSQAASIDEQLQGRIAGVDIIASSGDPGAGMQIRIRGASSISGTSTPLIVVDGMPYETSIPADFNFGTADDEGYAALLNIAPSDIETITIDKDASATALWGSAAAGGVIIINTKRGGVSAPKIGYTFVGTYSKIPDPIPMLNGDQYSSLIPEIFMNRNGVPLNTLFVKEFSYDPQEVYFYKNYSNNTDWTKAISQVGLIGDHTLSLQGGGQRARYYTSVGYYNSKGVTIGTGFERVSARLNLDYEVSDRIKFRTDIAYTFSSTDRNYVNNFSGNDRDLLRAVSYGKMPNMGIFEFDAAGVLTPNYFSPAQNIQGGYPGTYNPVAMAEFATNNQVGNRIVPHFNLNVQIIPKRLISTFDLLFDFNSTKAKSFLPQNATGRPITETVVNRASDVDVDQANITTKTNFIFTPDLGEKHDLSVLLSLQSNDSRYESHQVITSNTASSLLTDPSNPSRTQNAGLNLYTNSSQTRTVGSLLNAQYGLLDRYIVNVGLRADGNSRFGQENRYGLFPSAGGRWRVSGEPFMKKLTFIDDLSFRFSYGQSGRAPRSDYRFFNVYANSGTEYLGLNGVYPQNIQLSNFRWETLIGKNLGFNLQLFKKRVSLDIDVYQNTTKDLIFNNLDITTVSGYSKLDQNAGTMENQGWEIALNTTPVKTDKWKVDFNFNMASNENMIREISPFFKNEEGNTDVNGQYKRFLQKDNPFGSFYGYRFKGVYVDKDATLARDGNGNVITGPNGQTVYMRFNFPNTDYVFQPGDAIYEDINKDGNIDSRDVVYLGNSNPKLTGGFGPTITFNNQFRLLLFFNYRLNYDLVNGTDMYTTNMSGYANQSTATLSRWRNPGDVTNMPRGIFGAGYNWLGSDRYVEDASFVRLRSITFSYTLSKKLLKALKMDEIRTYITADNLYTWTNYRGQDPEVNMSGGVFGMAIDNSRTPPTSRVSIGLVTRF; encoded by the coding sequence ATGAAACAAAAAATAAACAATTTACTTTACTGTTTTTCATTTGCCTTAATTTTCTTGGCAGCGCTACCCTCTTTTGCTCAAGCAGCAAAAGGCACTATAGTACGTGGTCAGGTTGTCGATTCAGGTGATAATTTGCCTATACCAGCAGCAACGGTTGTAGAACAGGATGCTGAAAACCGTACCGTTGGAGGCGTAATGTCTGATGCAGATGGAAATTTTGCAATACAGATAAAAAATCCAAACAATAAATTATTAATTTCAACCATTGGATACAAATCCAAAGTAGTAGCTATTAATGGTAAAACTAATATTAAAATTGCTTTAGTATCTACTATCGAATCTTTGAAAGCTGTTGAGATTACAGGTCAAAAAAGAGTAGAAAATGGATTGCTAAATATTGCTGATAGAAATAAAACGACTAGTTCGGTGACTATTAAAGCAGCTGATTTAGCTAATTCACAAGCAGCTTCTATTGATGAACAATTGCAAGGACGTATTGCAGGTGTTGATATCATCGCTTCAAGTGGTGATCCAGGAGCTGGAATGCAAATTAGAATTAGAGGAGCGTCTTCTATTTCTGGTACTTCAACTCCATTGATTGTTGTAGATGGTATGCCTTATGAAACATCTATTCCAGCCGATTTTAATTTTGGTACTGCAGACGACGAGGGGTATGCGGCTTTGTTAAACATTGCTCCTTCGGATATTGAAACCATTACTATTGATAAAGATGCTTCAGCAACCGCTTTGTGGGGTTCTGCAGCAGCAGGAGGTGTAATTATTATCAATACCAAGCGTGGAGGAGTTAGTGCACCAAAAATTGGATATACTTTTGTAGGTACTTATTCTAAAATTCCAGACCCAATTCCAATGCTTAACGGGGATCAGTACTCCTCTTTGATACCAGAAATATTTATGAACAGAAATGGTGTTCCTTTGAATACATTGTTCGTAAAAGAGTTTTCATACGATCCACAAGAAGTATATTTCTATAAAAACTATAGCAATAATACAGATTGGACTAAAGCGATTTCTCAAGTAGGTTTAATTGGAGATCATACCTTGTCATTACAAGGTGGTGGACAAAGAGCTCGTTACTATACTTCTGTAGGGTATTATAACTCTAAAGGGGTTACAATTGGAACTGGTTTTGAGCGTGTAAGTGCTCGTTTGAATCTTGATTATGAAGTTTCTGACCGTATTAAATTCAGAACCGATATAGCTTATACTTTCTCAAGTACAGATCGTAATTATGTAAATAACTTTTCAGGTAATGATAGAGATTTATTGAGAGCAGTTTCTTATGGTAAAATGCCTAATATGGGTATTTTTGAATTTGACGCAGCCGGAGTACTTACTCCTAATTATTTCTCGCCAGCTCAAAATATTCAAGGTGGATATCCAGGGACATATAATCCTGTAGCCATGGCTGAATTTGCAACTAATAACCAAGTAGGTAATAGAATTGTTCCTCACTTTAATTTGAATGTGCAAATTATTCCAAAAAGATTGATCTCAACATTTGATTTGTTGTTTGATTTTAACAGTACAAAAGCCAAGTCTTTCTTACCACAAAACGCAACAGGTCGTCCAATTACTGAAACAGTAGTAAATCGTGCTTCGGATGTAGATGTAGATCAGGCTAATATAACTACTAAAACCAATTTTATTTTCACACCAGATTTAGGTGAAAAACATGATTTATCCGTACTTTTGTCTTTACAATCAAATGATTCTCGTTATGAGTCTCATCAAGTTATCACCTCAAATACAGCATCTTCGTTGCTGACTGATCCATCGAATCCTTCTAGAACTCAAAATGCAGGATTGAATTTATACACCAATAGTAGTCAAACCAGAACTGTAGGTAGTTTATTGAATGCACAATATGGATTATTAGATCGTTATATCGTTAATGTTGGTTTGCGTGCTGATGGAAACTCAAGATTTGGTCAAGAAAACAGATACGGACTTTTCCCTTCTGCAGGAGGTAGATGGAGGGTTTCAGGGGAGCCTTTTATGAAGAAATTGACTTTTATTGATGACTTAAGTTTCAGATTTAGTTATGGTCAATCAGGAAGAGCACCAAGGTCAGATTACCGTTTCTTCAACGTTTATGCTAATTCAGGTACTGAATATTTAGGTCTAAATGGAGTATATCCTCAAAATATTCAATTAAGTAACTTCCGTTGGGAAACATTAATAGGGAAAAATTTAGGTTTCAACCTTCAATTGTTTAAAAAACGCGTTAGTTTAGATATCGATGTCTATCAAAATACTACTAAAGATTTGATTTTCAATAATCTTGATATAACCACAGTTTCAGGATATAGTAAGTTAGATCAAAATGCGGGTACAATGGAAAATCAAGGATGGGAAATTGCTCTTAATACAACACCTGTAAAAACAGATAAGTGGAAAGTAGATTTCAACTTTAATATGGCGAGCAATGAAAATATGATTCGTGAAATTTCACCATTTTTTAAAAATGAGGAAGGTAATACAGATGTAAATGGACAGTACAAACGTTTCCTTCAAAAAGACAACCCTTTTGGATCTTTCTACGGATACCGTTTCAAAGGTGTTTATGTTGATAAAGACGCAACTTTAGCTAGAGATGGTAACGGAAATGTTATAACTGGTCCAAATGGACAAACAGTTTACATGCGTTTTAATTTTCCTAATACAGATTATGTTTTTCAACCTGGAGACGCAATCTATGAGGATATTAATAAAGATGGTAACATAGATAGTCGTGATGTAGTGTATTTAGGGAATAGTAACCCAAAACTAACAGGAGGATTTGGTCCAACCATTACCTTTAATAATCAATTTAGGTTATTGCTTTTCTTTAACTATCGTTTGAACTATGATTTAGTTAATGGAACAGATATGTACACAACCAACATGTCTGGATATGCAAATCAAAGTACTGCTACTTTATCCAGATGGCGTAATCCAGGAGATGTAACTAATATGCCTAGAGGTATATTCGGTGCAGGATACAACTGGTTAGGATCTGATCGCTATGTAGAAGATGCTTCATTTGTTCGTCTTCGTTCTATTACATTTAGTTATACTTTAAGTAAAAAATTACTAAAAGCTTTAAAAATGGATGAAATAAGAACTTACATCACCGCTGATAACTTATACACATGGACAAACTATAGAGGTCAAGATCCAGAAGTTAATATGTCAGGTGGTGTTTTCGGAATGGCAATTGACAACTCAAGAACTCCTCCAACCAGCCGTGTATCAATAGGTCTTGTAACACGTTTCTAA
- a CDS encoding fasciclin domain-containing protein — MKKKIHYYLFVLPFLALLASCSQDVFDDYYARPGYLEDPIYQQLEERGNFKNLTALITKAGYKDILSKAGYWTMFAPNDEAFTKFFQEKGISDVTKVDSITASKIVKYALVYNAFRTEQLSDYQSGTGWVVDQAFRRRTAYYVGFQNVTVDGTSIVFLDSNRNGGYSWGVSASNITTDNNNKYLSYFEKEYFAAQALNASDYNFFYPNSTFTDFNLFEGSIKEANIVAENGIIQEVSQVSLPLPSIDEHLKVSTEYSLFNELLQKNLVNYQFLQAATDVYRNFTGKTDRVFIKYYDATLPFSPNNENFLKQADNDGQSDAYTMFAPDNASLQKFINEVLLKHFTLETLPKYVYQDLFKAHMVIGAVWPSKLISFNNGLDEDLRFNLATDVKEAKVLSNGFFYGTNKVQASNLFYSVYTSAYLDPKFTLATRLFNDGSSYREIISNINNKYTLFLPSDQVLRGLGYDYNVARSEWNYTSPVNGAAISGANARLRLLRVLYNCIVPTPENELNDLSGSGIIRTGDLDLPGEYIKWSNNKVFAAGNEVLGNTVNILGFEDQQNGRTYYIDKLLEFSEESPGVDLKNLAAPAGSQFFNFYSYLKNSNIFTATGDKITGVDLGTSYTFVVPNNAAIVQAVKDGVLPGNRTTGVPNFTPATLGEQDLVADFIRYHILVTKTVSDDGLLGGQIETLRKSSRDEKTYVGVLSDKGVLTFIDAAKKSANFIPAQSNNLADRTLIHLVDNYLLYTE, encoded by the coding sequence ATGAAGAAAAAAATTCACTACTATTTATTTGTCCTACCATTTCTGGCTCTTTTAGCCAGTTGTAGCCAAGACGTGTTTGATGATTACTATGCAAGACCAGGTTATCTGGAAGATCCAATTTACCAACAATTGGAAGAGCGTGGTAATTTCAAAAACCTGACAGCATTAATTACTAAAGCAGGTTACAAAGACATTTTGAGTAAAGCAGGTTATTGGACAATGTTTGCTCCAAATGACGAGGCATTTACCAAGTTTTTTCAAGAGAAAGGAATTTCTGATGTTACAAAGGTAGATTCTATCACTGCATCTAAAATTGTAAAATACGCTCTTGTGTATAACGCTTTCCGTACCGAGCAGCTTTCAGATTATCAATCAGGCACTGGCTGGGTTGTTGATCAAGCTTTTAGAAGGAGAACTGCTTATTATGTTGGATTTCAAAATGTAACAGTTGATGGGACTTCTATTGTATTTCTAGATTCAAATAGAAATGGAGGCTATTCATGGGGAGTTAGTGCTTCAAACATTACTACAGACAATAATAATAAGTATTTATCTTATTTTGAAAAAGAATATTTTGCAGCTCAAGCATTGAATGCGAGTGATTATAATTTTTTCTACCCAAATTCAACTTTTACTGATTTTAATTTATTTGAAGGATCTATAAAAGAAGCGAATATAGTTGCCGAAAATGGAATTATTCAAGAAGTGAGCCAAGTTTCACTTCCGTTACCAAGTATTGATGAACATTTAAAAGTGAGTACTGAATATAGTTTGTTTAATGAATTGCTTCAAAAGAATTTGGTTAATTATCAATTTCTTCAGGCAGCAACAGATGTGTATCGTAATTTTACAGGTAAAACAGATAGGGTATTTATTAAATATTATGACGCTACCTTGCCTTTTTCTCCAAATAACGAGAATTTCTTAAAACAAGCCGATAATGATGGGCAAAGTGATGCTTACACTATGTTTGCTCCTGATAATGCTTCTTTACAAAAATTTATCAATGAAGTTTTATTAAAACACTTTACTCTAGAAACACTACCAAAATACGTTTATCAGGATTTATTTAAAGCACACATGGTAATTGGTGCCGTTTGGCCTTCTAAATTAATTTCTTTTAACAATGGATTAGATGAAGATTTAAGATTTAATTTAGCAACCGATGTAAAAGAAGCTAAAGTATTGAGTAATGGATTTTTCTATGGAACGAATAAAGTACAAGCATCTAACTTGTTTTATAGTGTCTATACTTCAGCTTATTTAGATCCAAAATTCACTTTGGCTACTCGATTGTTTAACGATGGTTCTTCTTATAGAGAAATTATAAGTAATATTAATAATAAATATACTTTATTTCTTCCATCAGATCAAGTATTACGTGGTCTTGGATACGATTATAATGTTGCTCGATCAGAATGGAATTATACATCACCAGTAAATGGGGCAGCTATTTCTGGAGCTAATGCTAGATTACGTTTATTACGCGTTTTATACAATTGTATCGTCCCTACACCAGAAAATGAGTTGAATGATTTATCAGGATCAGGAATCATTCGTACTGGAGATTTAGATTTACCTGGTGAATATATTAAATGGAGCAATAATAAAGTATTTGCTGCAGGTAATGAAGTTTTAGGTAATACGGTTAATATTCTTGGTTTTGAAGATCAACAAAACGGTCGTACTTATTATATTGATAAATTGCTTGAATTTAGTGAAGAGTCGCCAGGGGTAGATCTTAAGAATCTAGCAGCACCAGCTGGCTCTCAATTTTTTAATTTCTACAGTTATTTGAAAAATTCTAACATTTTCACTGCTACAGGAGACAAGATAACAGGAGTTGATCTTGGAACTTCTTACACGTTTGTAGTACCAAATAATGCTGCTATAGTTCAGGCTGTCAAAGATGGAGTTTTGCCAGGAAATCGTACTACAGGTGTGCCAAATTTTACCCCAGCTACTTTAGGAGAACAAGATTTAGTTGCGGATTTTATTCGTTACCATATTTTAGTTACTAAAACGGTTTCGGATGATGGTCTTTTAGGAGGTCAGATAGAGACATTAAGAAAAAGTAGTCGTGATGAAAAAACATATGTAGGTGTTTTAAGTGATAAAGGTGTACTGACTTTTATTGATGCGGCCAAAAAATCGGCAAACTTTATCCCTGCTCAAAGTAATAATCTTGCAGACAGAACCTTGATCCATTTAGTTGATAATTATCTTTTATATACGGAATAA
- a CDS encoding sodium/sugar symporter — MNQNLAFADYAVFIIYFIVVSVYGYTIYRKREKNENDAKAYFLAEGTLTWWAIGASLIASNISAEQFIGMSGEGFFLGVAVAAYEWIAAIALIIIAIWFIPVYLKNKIYTMPQFLKTRYNESTALIMAVFWLFLYVFVNLTSILYLGAVAINGLAGGEYLHVIMIGLSVFALLISLGGMKVVAYTDVIQVAVLIIGGLVTTYIALTTVGEYFGVGQDAIAGFQVLMEKAPDHFKMIIPEPTATSSQNDINKYLTFPGMMSYLAGIWIINLNYWGCNQYITQRALGADLQTARTGILFAGFLKLLMPLIVMVPGIAAYVLYENGHLPQLVGGKDGAYSAILTFLPTGLKGLSVAALTAAIVASLAGKVNSISTIYTLDVHKKYIQKDASDQTQVNIGRYAIFASMLLAVFFTWNDTLGIGGEGGFTFIQKYTGFISPGVFAMFILGMFWKRTTGTAAIVGVIAGFLLSVLFNEFAPALFGNETLLYTAYNNGKGGFEIPFHICMGLSFFFTMLLMIVISFAGPKVNPKAFELDTEMFKIKPQTTVLIVITLLVIFALYAKFW; from the coding sequence ATGAACCAGAACCTTGCATTTGCAGATTATGCAGTATTTATTATCTATTTTATCGTGGTGTCCGTTTATGGATATACCATTTATCGTAAACGTGAAAAAAACGAAAACGATGCAAAAGCATACTTTTTAGCAGAAGGAACACTGACTTGGTGGGCTATTGGAGCGTCTTTGATTGCTTCTAATATTTCGGCAGAGCAATTTATCGGAATGAGTGGAGAAGGATTCTTCTTGGGAGTTGCCGTTGCAGCTTATGAGTGGATTGCTGCTATTGCCTTGATTATTATTGCAATCTGGTTTATTCCTGTTTATCTAAAAAACAAGATTTACACGATGCCACAATTCTTGAAAACACGTTACAACGAATCTACCGCTTTGATTATGGCTGTTTTTTGGTTGTTTTTGTATGTTTTTGTGAATTTAACTTCTATTCTATATTTAGGAGCAGTTGCTATTAATGGTTTAGCGGGTGGAGAATATTTGCACGTTATCATGATTGGTCTTTCTGTTTTTGCGCTTTTAATCTCTTTAGGAGGGATGAAAGTAGTGGCTTATACCGATGTAATTCAGGTGGCAGTTTTGATTATTGGTGGTTTGGTTACCACATATATTGCGTTGACAACTGTTGGAGAATATTTTGGTGTAGGTCAAGATGCTATCGCTGGTTTCCAAGTGTTAATGGAGAAAGCACCCGATCATTTCAAGATGATTATTCCAGAACCAACGGCTACTTCTTCTCAAAATGATATTAATAAATACCTTACTTTCCCAGGAATGATGTCATATTTGGCGGGTATTTGGATTATTAACCTGAACTATTGGGGTTGTAACCAATATATTACTCAAAGAGCTTTGGGTGCTGATTTGCAAACCGCTAGAACGGGTATTTTATTTGCTGGATTCTTAAAATTATTGATGCCACTTATCGTAATGGTTCCTGGTATTGCTGCTTATGTTTTATACGAAAACGGACATTTGCCACAATTAGTGGGTGGAAAAGACGGAGCGTATTCCGCAATCTTGACGTTCTTGCCAACTGGTTTAAAAGGGCTTTCTGTGGCGGCTTTAACGGCAGCTATTGTGGCTTCTTTGGCTGGAAAAGTAAACAGTATTTCCACTATTTATACGCTTGATGTTCACAAGAAATACATTCAAAAAGACGCTAGTGATCAAACACAAGTAAACATCGGAAGATACGCTATTTTTGCCTCTATGCTTTTGGCTGTTTTCTTTACTTGGAACGATACTCTAGGTATTGGTGGTGAAGGTGGATTTACATTTATCCAAAAATATACTGGTTTTATTAGTCCTGGAGTATTTGCTATGTTTATTTTAGGTATGTTCTGGAAAAGAACAACTGGAACTGCTGCGATAGTGGGTGTAATTGCTGGATTTCTATTGTCAGTTTTATTCAACGAGTTTGCACCAGCATTATTCGGAAACGAAACATTGTTATACACAGCTTACAATAACGGAAAAGGTGGTTTCGAAATACCATTCCATATCTGTATGGGATTGTCATTCTTCTTCACGATGTTGTTGATGATTGTAATCAGTTTTGCTGGGCCAAAAGTGAATCCAAAAGCATTCGAATTGGATACTGAAATGTTCAAAATCAAACCTCAAACTACCGTTTTAATTGTAATTACGTTGTTGGTTATTTTTGCATTGTACGCTAAATTCTGGTAG
- a CDS encoding UDP-glucose--hexose-1-phosphate uridylyltransferase: MKNFDINEDPHRRFNPLINEWVLVSPHRSKRPWQGQNEAVVTDELPQYDPTCYLCAGNVRINGEINPQYENAFVFENDFAALKQEEITFEEDIKETFFKAKPERGISRVVCFSPRHDLTLPQMEVSGIENIIETWQKEYTDLGAVDYINHVQIFENKGSVMGCSNPHPHGQIWAQSSLPTQVEKTQISLKAYFGKHGRTLLQDYVKEEIKLGERIVVENEHFVALVPFWAIWPFETMIVSKRNIARITDFTKEEVTDFALTLKQLTTKYDNVFQTSFPYSSGIHQSPTDGELHPEWHFHMHFYPPLLRSATVKKFMVGYEMMGESQRDITPEKSAEVLRNQSDIHYKQR; the protein is encoded by the coding sequence ATGAAAAATTTTGACATAAACGAAGATCCACACAGACGTTTTAATCCCTTAATCAACGAATGGGTTTTGGTTTCACCACACCGTTCGAAACGTCCTTGGCAAGGGCAAAATGAAGCGGTAGTTACTGATGAGTTGCCACAATACGACCCAACTTGTTATTTGTGTGCAGGCAATGTTCGTATTAACGGAGAAATCAATCCACAGTATGAAAATGCTTTTGTTTTCGAAAATGATTTTGCGGCTTTGAAACAAGAAGAAATTACTTTCGAAGAAGATATAAAAGAGACTTTCTTCAAGGCAAAACCAGAAAGAGGTATTTCGAGGGTGGTTTGTTTTTCGCCTCGTCACGATTTGACTTTGCCACAAATGGAGGTTTCGGGAATTGAAAATATCATTGAAACTTGGCAAAAAGAATATACCGATTTAGGTGCTGTAGATTACATCAATCACGTACAGATTTTTGAGAATAAAGGAAGCGTGATGGGTTGTAGCAACCCGCATCCACACGGACAAATTTGGGCGCAATCTTCATTGCCAACCCAAGTAGAGAAAACCCAAATCAGTTTGAAAGCCTATTTCGGAAAACACGGAAGAACACTTTTACAAGATTATGTGAAAGAAGAAATAAAATTAGGAGAGCGTATTGTGGTCGAAAACGAGCATTTTGTGGCATTGGTTCCCTTTTGGGCAATTTGGCCTTTTGAAACCATGATTGTTAGCAAAAGAAATATCGCTAGAATTACTGATTTTACAAAAGAAGAAGTAACTGATTTTGCTTTGACTTTGAAACAATTGACCACTAAATATGATAATGTTTTTCAAACTTCATTTCCGTATTCGTCAGGAATTCATCAATCGCCAACGGATGGTGAATTGCATCCGGAATGGCATTTTCACATGCACTTTTATCCGCCATTGTTGCGTTCGGCTACTGTGAAAAAATTTATGGTTGGATATGAAATGATGGGTGAATCCCAAAGAGATATTACACCCGAAAAAAGTGCTGAAGTCTTGAGAAATCAATCCGATATTCATTACAAACAGCGATAG
- the galK gene encoding galactokinase, with amino-acid sequence MNAILIQKTTDFFEKTFGSKPERVVLSPGRINIIGEHIDYNDGYVLPAAIDKIICFAFEKSNSNTSKIIAIDLDDSFEIEMNSSMELTDNVWTNYIRGVIHQLKLKGFEFEGVNCVFSSNIPTGSGLSSSAALECGFLFGMNELFDLNIKPVDIALMGQSAEHWVGINCGIMDQFSSVMGKEDKVIKIDCRTLEYTYHDANFTDYSLILFDSNVKHSLMTSAYNERRQQCEEGIATIKKNFPKITSFRDCTENQVISLKDKMSKDVFKRSLFAVKEIKRVALACEALDNGDIPALGKLMFETHEGLSKDYEVSCAELDMIVDTLKKEEAVVGARLMGGGFGGCTINLIKKGEEERIKSQLAGLYFDTFGIELKIYDVKISNGTSLYTA; translated from the coding sequence ATGAATGCTATTTTAATACAAAAAACGACTGACTTCTTCGAAAAGACTTTTGGTTCAAAGCCCGAAAGAGTAGTGCTTTCTCCGGGAAGAATTAACATCATTGGCGAGCATATCGATTACAACGATGGTTATGTTTTGCCAGCAGCAATTGACAAAATTATTTGTTTTGCTTTCGAAAAAAGTAATAGCAATACTTCGAAAATAATTGCAATCGATTTAGACGATTCTTTTGAAATTGAGATGAATAGTTCGATGGAATTGACCGATAATGTTTGGACGAATTACATTCGTGGAGTTATTCATCAATTGAAATTAAAAGGATTTGAGTTCGAAGGTGTGAATTGTGTTTTCAGTAGTAACATCCCTACCGGTTCTGGATTGTCTTCTTCGGCAGCTTTGGAATGTGGGTTTTTGTTCGGAATGAATGAACTTTTTGATTTGAACATAAAACCAGTTGATATTGCTTTAATGGGTCAAAGTGCTGAACATTGGGTAGGTATTAATTGCGGAATTATGGATCAGTTTTCGAGTGTGATGGGGAAGGAAGATAAAGTGATAAAAATTGATTGCCGCACATTAGAATACACCTATCACGATGCTAATTTCACGGATTATTCTTTGATTTTATTCGATTCGAATGTGAAACACTCCTTGATGACATCGGCTTATAACGAGAGAAGACAACAATGCGAAGAAGGAATTGCTACTATAAAAAAGAATTTTCCAAAAATCACTAGTTTTAGAGATTGCACCGAAAATCAAGTAATTAGCTTGAAGGACAAAATGAGCAAAGACGTTTTTAAAAGAAGCCTTTTTGCAGTGAAAGAAATCAAGCGTGTGGCTTTGGCTTGCGAAGCTTTAGACAATGGTGATATTCCAGCTTTGGGAAAACTAATGTTCGAAACGCACGAAGGATTATCGAAAGACTATGAAGTAAGTTGTGCTGAATTGGACATGATTGTCGATACTTTGAAAAAAGAAGAAGCCGTAGTGGGTGCTCGATTAATGGGTGGCGGTTTTGGCGGTTGTACTATCAACTTGATTAAAAAAGGCGAAGAAGAGCGTATCAAATCGCAGCTTGCGGGCCTTTATTTTGATACTTTTGGAATAGAATTAAAAATTTATGATGTTAAAATCTCAAACGGAACATCACTTTATACTGCTTAA
- a CDS encoding GntR family transcriptional regulator, producing MKIIQIQNNQGIPKYKQIISSIEKTIEEGLLKKDERLPSINKVCLEHSLSRDTVLQAYEDLKKRGIIYAILGKGYYVKSTEISIKQRIFLLFEELNIFKEDLYNSFLKNIGKDVEVDIFFHHFNLKVFQKLINDSNGNYTKYIIMPANLVGTAAIVKTLPVNEVYILDQTNPELKSFPAVYQNHLTDIYNGLQKGKSRLNKYQKLILIFPGSKEPLGMKMGFESFCQDFAFEHEIITEFNTREIKKGEVYIIPNDRDLVQVIEKAKLQNLKLGSDFGIISYNETPLKKIVENGITTISTNFEDMGKILAQMILKGKNEQIENKSNLIIRNSL from the coding sequence ATGAAAATTATCCAAATCCAAAACAATCAAGGCATTCCTAAATACAAACAAATCATTTCTTCTATTGAAAAAACCATAGAAGAAGGTTTGTTAAAAAAAGACGAGAGATTGCCCTCTATCAACAAAGTTTGCTTGGAACATTCGTTGTCCCGCGATACCGTTTTGCAAGCCTATGAAGATCTCAAAAAAAGAGGAATTATCTATGCTATTTTAGGCAAAGGCTATTACGTAAAAAGCACTGAAATCAGCATCAAGCAAAGGATTTTTCTACTTTTCGAAGAGCTGAATATTTTCAAAGAAGACCTCTACAATTCGTTCCTAAAAAACATTGGAAAAGACGTAGAAGTGGATATTTTTTTCCATCATTTTAATCTGAAAGTTTTTCAAAAACTGATTAACGACAGTAATGGAAATTACACCAAATACATCATCATGCCAGCTAATTTGGTTGGCACTGCCGCTATTGTTAAAACCCTACCAGTAAATGAGGTTTATATTCTGGATCAAACTAATCCGGAATTGAAATCTTTTCCTGCCGTGTATCAAAATCACTTAACGGATATTTACAATGGTTTGCAAAAAGGAAAATCCAGACTCAACAAATACCAAAAATTAATCCTGATTTTTCCAGGTTCGAAAGAGCCGCTGGGAATGAAAATGGGTTTCGAAAGTTTTTGCCAAGATTTTGCTTTCGAACACGAAATCATCACCGAATTCAACACTAGAGAAATCAAAAAAGGCGAAGTTTATATTATTCCGAACGACCGAGATTTGGTTCAGGTTATCGAAAAAGCAAAACTCCAAAACTTAAAACTAGGGAGCGATTTTGGCATTATTTCCTATAACGAAACGCCTTTAAAAAAAATTGTCGAAAACGGAATTACCACCATTTCAACGAATTTTGAAGACATGGGAAAAATTCTAGCCCAAATGATCCTGAAAGGAAAAAACGAACAAATAGAAAACAAAAGTAATTTGATTATTCGAAATTCTTTATGA
- a CDS encoding type II toxin-antitoxin system HigB family toxin has translation MRIVTFTKIKDFTEKHSSSDVALRDWYFKTKRSEWNTLMDIKQTFNSVDYIGNNRYVFNIKGNDYRLVAIIIFASSKVYIRFIGTHAEYDKIDCSNI, from the coding sequence ATGAGAATAGTAACTTTTACCAAAATTAAAGACTTTACAGAAAAACATTCCAGTTCGGATGTTGCTTTGAGAGATTGGTATTTTAAAACCAAAAGAAGTGAATGGAATACTTTAATGGATATTAAACAAACTTTCAACTCTGTTGATTACATTGGCAATAATCGATATGTTTTCAACATCAAAGGCAATGATTATCGACTTGTTGCCATTATTATTTTTGCTTCCAGCAAAGTATATATTCGGTTTATTGGAACCCATGCAGAATATGACAAAATAGACTGTTCAAACATTTAG